A genome region from Acidimicrobiales bacterium includes the following:
- a CDS encoding CHAD domain-containing protein, whose translation MAYSIKRTKTVEASVRHVAEDQVRKALADLAMPGRTGPVEAVHDCRKRCKKLRALVRLVRPSLGGQYRDANEIFRDAARELSSIRDAESLLGTFDDVVAASIDQLPDGGLPGVRAGLRHRAVAATAKVEDDDGAVRRARRLLEQGREAVDDWSLNDDGWDAIGPGLHKTYARGRKALGPVVDAPSPEHFHEWRKRAKYTWYHVRLLDDAAPSVLNPLGKRFKDLSDALGDAHDLAVLEQQLTDSPDEFGGGEQVDGALVVVRGRRVALEKAAQSLGARLYAEKPDAFVDRLGRYWHTWQAMGDELRAGALAELHPPDDGLEALNVGQLTTMAEEAGVPGRSGMRKADLIGALRAQG comes from the coding sequence ATGGCGTACTCCATCAAACGAACGAAGACCGTCGAAGCGTCGGTGCGACACGTCGCCGAGGACCAGGTCCGAAAGGCGCTCGCGGACCTCGCGATGCCAGGTCGGACAGGGCCCGTGGAGGCGGTCCACGACTGCCGGAAGCGCTGCAAGAAGCTTCGCGCCCTCGTGCGACTGGTGCGCCCGTCGCTCGGGGGCCAGTACCGGGACGCGAACGAGATCTTTCGCGACGCGGCTCGGGAGCTGAGCAGCATCCGAGATGCCGAGTCACTGCTCGGCACCTTCGACGACGTCGTCGCGGCGAGCATCGACCAGCTGCCCGACGGAGGACTCCCCGGCGTGCGTGCCGGACTGCGTCATCGTGCTGTCGCGGCCACCGCCAAGGTGGAAGACGACGATGGCGCTGTTCGTCGTGCCCGTCGGCTGCTCGAGCAAGGGCGCGAGGCAGTCGACGACTGGTCGCTGAACGACGACGGATGGGACGCCATCGGTCCCGGACTGCACAAGACCTACGCGCGCGGCCGCAAGGCCCTCGGCCCCGTGGTCGACGCACCATCTCCGGAGCACTTCCACGAGTGGCGCAAGCGGGCGAAGTACACCTGGTACCACGTGCGGCTGCTCGATGACGCCGCCCCCTCGGTGCTGAATCCGCTGGGCAAGCGGTTCAAAGACCTGTCCGACGCCCTCGGTGATGCCCACGACCTGGCGGTCCTGGAGCAGCAGCTGACCGACAGCCCCGACGAGTTCGGTGGTGGCGAGCAGGTCGACGGCGCCCTCGTCGTGGTGCGCGGTCGGCGGGTCGCGCTCGAGAAGGCCGCGCAGAGCCTCGGGGCCCGGCTCTATGCCGAGAAACCCGATGCGTTCGTGGACAGGCTCGGCCGCTACTGGCACACGTGGCAGGCGATGGGCGATGAGCTCCGCGCGGGCGCGCTCGCCGAGCTACACCCGCCCGATGACGGGCTCGAGGCACTGAACGTCGGCCAGCTCACCACGATGGCCGAGGAGGCTGGCGTTCCCGGACGCTCCGGCATGCGCAAGGCGGACCTGATCGGCGCGCTCCGCGCGCAGGGCTGA